The window AGATGAACAATTACAATTTTCACAACTTTCTTCATCATCATTTGCATCTAATAAATCCAAGTAAGATTTATATTCTTCTTCAAATTCATTAGAATTTTCTTCCTCACTACAACAAGAATCTCCACAACAAGAGTCATCATTTTCAACTTCTGAGCAAGCACAGCTTCCATCAGTTGAACAACAATTTTCTTCTGATTCACTATCATTGTTTGAAAAAACAAATAATTCATCATTAGAATCTAATAAGCCAAAATCATCAAATTCACTTAAAATAACTTGTTCTTCAACCTCTTCTGTATCTTGGTTACAACATTCATCTTTGCATCCATCATTAGAGCAGCATTCATTTCAATTGCAACAACCAGATAAACACAAGTCAAATTCATCGCTGCAAGAAGAGCAGCAAGCATCTTCTGCACAAACTTCTTCACAGCAATCATCTTTGCAACATTCATTTTCCTTGCTATTTTCAGAATCATCAGCAAAAGCTGTTCCACTTAAAACATTTTCTTTAAAATCATTTCACATATTTAACTCATCTATAAAACTTTCAGAAGATAAACTATTTAATATTTCATCTTCTATTTTTTCTTCATTTTCTGTTAACTTCTTTTCTAATTCAACATAAAAATTTTCTGATGATTCTAGGATTGTGTCTAAAACATCATCGTTTTTATCTTTTTCTTCAGACTCTTTAAATTCCTTTTCACTGTCAGAATTTACAAATAAATCTGATATATCTTCTTGATTAGAGAAGCTATTTTGGTCATTTTCAAAAGGATTTTTAGAATTTGAAAAGAATCCATTGTCATCAAAATAGAAAAAGTTACCTGAAATTCAACATAACATTCTAGTTTTAAATTCTTTTGAAATTAACTTACAAAAAGCAAAATAATCAAAATTATCATCAAAAGTTAAATAGAAAGAGTTGTTATCTAAAAAGGTAAGCTCTTGATTAATGTCCTTTTCATAAATACCAAAACTTTCTATTAAGTCTTTTTCTAAATAATCGGTTAATAATGAAGAAATAATAAGTTGTTGTGTTTGAGAGTCTTTTACTTTAATTCACAATTTTTTAGTTAAATTCATAGAACTCCTAGTTAAATTACTGAGCTACTGGGCACATGATAAAGAAATATCTTTATATAAAATTAAAGCATAAAAAAAAGAATAAAAAAAGATTAAACTTAAAATATTTCCAATATTTCATTAGCAAATTTAAATATAATTTATTTCATATAGTGTGTAAAATATCATTAATTTTTAATGCGTATGCTTTAAAAATCGTTGAGATTAACATATTATATTATTGTATTTAAAAAATCTTATAGGTTAAAAATCATATGAAAAAAGTTTATATTAGTTGTTACGAAAATAGTGATTACTTATACAAAGATATTCTTGTTAAAAGCAATGAAATGAGGGGAAATAAACTATTTCAATTAATTGAATCTAATCCTGATTGAATAGAAAAAGATTATTTAACAAAGAAAGAAAACATTATCCCCTTCATCAAAAAAAGCATTTTAAAAACTGCAGATGTTGTTCTTTTTTTAATTGGAAATGAAACTAAAAAAAGAAGAGTGGTAGACTGAGAAGTTAGAGCTGCAATGACTAAATATGGTATTTTTGAAAAATGTGGGATTGTTGTTGTTTATCTTCCAGAGCTAATTGAAAAGTATGGTACTAAAATCCCTAGAACTGTTTTACCTAACATCTTAAAAGATAATATTGATAAAAGTGATGTATTTATGGTTGAAACAACTTGAGACAAGATCAAAAGAGATATCAATATCTTAGATAAACTATTTAATACAGCTTATGCTTATAGTAAGATGTCAAAATATGATCTAGATTCAACACCGATTGAACTTGAGAATGTTAACAACTATCCTGCTAATTCATTTAAGTAAAAATAAAAAAATCTTCATATAACTTGAAGATTTTTTTATTTGTTATCTTTTAATCTCAGCACCTTCATTAATAAGGTCTTTAATTAGTCTTTCAACTATTTCATTAATTTCATTTGTTTCTTTTTTATTTAATTTACTTGGGTTTATTTCTAATGAAAATGTATAAGAAGGTTTATTATCTTTAATAAATACAGATTCAATTTCAAACTTATCCAATAAATTTAAATTATTTTTATAGTTATCTAAAACTGATTCAATTTTTTTATAATTTTGGTTTCTATCTAATGATAAAGTTATAGACCTTGCAATGTTATGTTCTTTTTTCTCATCACTTACAGTGATTGATTTACTAATCTTAGAGTCTAATAAGTCATTAATTATTAATTCAACAAAATAAATTGGTTTACTACTATCTAATTTATATTTATTCAAAATTTCTGGGCTAATTTGAGAAGCAATTCCTATTAATTTGTTTTTTACATAAATTTCAAATCCATTATTAGTAGAAATAAACTCAATATCATTTGATAGGTTCTCAATTGCTTTAATTTCAAATGGAATATTAAATACATTAAATAAATCTGTAAGAATTGATTTAATAAATAATAGGTCTATTACTATTTTTGAATTATTAATTTTATTGTTAAAGTGTTCAATTGGTAATGTTAAACATAAGTGTTTATTTCATAAACCATCATAATTTAATCCCTGAATTTCGAAGATGTTGTAAAGATTAATTTTATGAGCATAGTTGTTACTTAATACTTCTAAGTGTTGTTGGATTAAATTATTTCTAAAATATTCTCTTTCACTAGAAATAGGATTCATGATTTTAATACTTTTTTTAGAACCAAATAAATTAAAAGCTTTATTGTTTTCTAATGAAGTTAGATTTAGTGTTTTAACTAAGGTAAAACCTTTATTAATAAAATACTTCTCTAAAAAATTTCAATTTTCTTCAAAATTATCAAATTCAAAATCAACAAAAGAACTCTCTATTGGTTTTAATTCTAAGTTATTAACATTAATCTTTTTGGTTAACTCCTCAACAAGGTCACTAATATTTTCTAAGTCTTCTCTGTAAACTGGTGCTTTAACTTTTTTGCCAACAAAATTAAATCCCATTAATTTTAGATTTTTTTCAACATCAGTTTTTTGTCCTAATAAATCTTGAATAGTTTGGCTATCAAAATCAATTAAATTATCTTTTAATTTATCACCTACATAATTAACTGAACTTACTTTAATATTTAGATCTTTTAATAATCCAATTAAGTAATCAAATGACTTATATGTAATTCATAATGGAATTGTTTTAGAACCAAGTGTTGAAGCATTTGTTTTTATACCCAATTTATTAGAAGCATCTCTAATTGCCATATTATCAAAGTTTCCAATTTCAAACAGAACATTTTTAGTGCTATTAGAAATAGAGTTTTCTTTAGACCCAATTACACTTGCAAGTGAAACTATTTTATTATTTGAAATAACACTAACTGCAGATTTGTTTTCCACTACATACTCTTTATCGTTTAAAGCTAAAAACTTTTCTTTATGAGCATTTAAAGATACAGCAATTTCTTTCCCTAATTTATCTTTATCATAAGCATGACAAGGAACACTTGTAATAATTGCATTTAAATTTGTAATATCCACAATTGTATTAATTGGTGTTATTCCACAATTCAATAAAAATGATTTAATTTTTCAATTAGAAGTTTTTATTTCAACATTACTAACATCTATTACACCAAAGAATCTACAAAGCTCTTTATCTATATTTATCTTGATACTTGTTTTCTTTTGGTTTTCTATATTCTTTAAAGAAAAATCAATTTTAGATTTAGGGAAATAAAGAGAAATTAAATCATATGCTATTGGTATTACTCCATTAAGTTCATTTCTATTTGATGGAACTGATAGGTCTAATATTTCATCATCTAATCCTATATATTTCAAAGGATCTATATCATTTAATTTTGCATCATTATCAAGTTCAATGATGTTTTCTATTTCATCATATGAACAAACATCAGTTTTAGTTGTTAGCTCAGCATATGCACAAATCATTCCATTAGATTTAACACCTAAAAGGTCTTTAGCTTCAATAAGTCTGCCATCTAGCATTTTAGTGCCAACTTTAGCTACTATTACTTTTAATCCTGGTCTAACATTTTGAGCACCACAAATTATCACATGGATTTTATTTTCGAAGAAAACTTCACAAATATTTAATTTATCTGCATTAGGATGTTTTTCAACTTTTTTTATTTCACCAACAATCAAATTTTCAGTTCTAGGAAACTTAATTATATTTTCTACTTCCACTCCAATACTATTTAACATTGTTTCTAATTCTTGGTTTGAAACTTTATTAAAAATAGGAAATAGAGTGTTTAATAGTTTTCTTGATAACAACATATTATCTTTCTCCTTTAAAAGATTCAATTAATGAGAAATCATTACCATACAATCTTCTGATGTCTTTAATTTGATATTTAAGCATAGCAATTCTATCTATCCCAATTCCAAATGCTATACCACTTAATCCTTTTTTAACATTTGCATTTTTTAAAACATTAGGGTGTAATAATCCAGCTCCTAAAACTTCAATTCACTTAGTGTTTTTACAAACAGAACAATGATCTTTTGAGTCACAAAAAAAACAATTTATATCAACTTCAAAAGATGGTTCAGTAAATGGGAAGTGAGAGATACGGTATCTAATCTTGATAGATTCATTAAATAAGTATTTTAATAACTTATCAGTTAGTCATTTTAAATTAGCTAGAGACATACCTTTTTTAACTCACACCATATCAATTTGGTTGAATTGATGAGAATGTGTTGCATCATCATCATCTTTTCTGTAAACATTTCCATGAGAAAGAACTTTAATTTCTTCTTCTTTATTGAACATTCTTAAAGCTTTTGATGTAATTGCAGTATTGTGAACTCTTAATAGTTGCTTATCATCAATATAAAAAGTATCTGAAATACTTCTAGCTGGATGATCTTTTTTTATATTTAAACTATCAAAATTGAATTCAACTGAAGTTACTTCACTTTCTGTTAGTATTTTGAAATTAGCTTTCTTAAAAAACTTTACTATTTCATTTTTTACTAAATCTATTGGATTAATACCACCTGATTGAAAATAATCTGCTGGCAGATTGATATCATATTCAGATTTGATATTTAAAATTTTTTGTTTTTTAATTTCATTAATTCTTTTTTCTGCAACATCTTCAATCATTTCTTTGTATTGATTTAGTTGTTTACCAAATTCCTTTTTGTCTTCTTCACTCATTTCTTTAAGTTCTTTGTACAAAGGAGAAAGATAATTTTTTAAGAAAATATTTCTTTCATCATAAACATTTTTTTCAATTTCAATATCTTTTATTTTGTCTTGTAAAATTTTAATATTTTCAAAATCAATTTTAGTCATTAGTGGATTCCTTAAAATAAATCAATATTAATTTTAATGTTATATTTATTAATTGATTAAATTAATATTTAAAATCAATTAAGATATGGGTGATTTAAAAACATATGAAACAAAAATATCAATACATAAAAAATACAGAGTTAGATTTAAAAGATAAAATTTTTGGGATAAATAAACCTAAAAATTTTTCATCTAACCAAGTGATTCAAATTATCAAAAAATATTATGGTTTAAAAAAGATAGGACATGCCGGAACCTTAGATCCACTAGCAACTGGTTTATTATTAGTGGCCACAAATTCTAAAACTAAAGAACTGAATGAACTAATATTAGAAAATAAAAAATATGTTGCTGAAATCCAATTTAACTATCAAACTTCTACATATGATGCAGAGGGTGAAATAACTAATTACACAACAAGAAAAATACATGAAAAAACTTTAAAAGAAGAATTAAAGTTTTTAAATTCTACATATTGATACCAACAACCACCAGTTTATTCTGCAGTTAAAATAAAAGGTAAAAAATTATATGAGTATGCAAGAGCTAACCAAGAAGTTAGTGTTCCTTTTAAAAAAGTTTATATTAATAAAGTTGAATTAATTTCTTTTGATTCAATAAGTCAAAAGACTTTTGTTTCATTAGACGTTTCAAAAGGTTTTTATATTAGATCGTTTGCTAACGATATTGGTTTAAGACTAAATAATTATGGATACTTATTAAATTTAAAAAGAGTTGAAGTGGGAAATTATAAACTAGATCAAGCTTATGACTTTTTTGATCTAGTTAAACAAGTTAATTAATTGCTATCAATATAAGATGCTGTAAATAAAAATGGTGATCCTGAATTATCATTTAGTAAATCTTTTTTAGGGTTTTTTAGTAAAAAAGTTTTAGGACTATACATTAAAACATTTCTATATATTTTTCTACCTAAATGTTTATCAGTAATAAAAATAAAAGATTTTCTTCTTAGTGTTTTTGGTTTGTCTTTATAACTTTCCAATAATTGATTTCATCATTTTTTAAAAGATTCTTCATCAACAAAATTAACTGTTCAATTTAAATTGTTAAAAACCTTGTTTCATTTATTACAAAAAAATTCTTCAATTACAGGAATATCAAATTTAGGATGCAAGAAAATTACAATAGATTTATTTTTTAAAATTTTTCTTTTTGTTCTTTTAAATGAAATATATCTTTCTTTAAACCTAAAGTAACTAAACCCTATAAATATTTTATAAATGTTAATCATAACTAAATTTTATAGATTAATTATATTTTCTATTTCATTAAAAAATCTATCTTTATCTTCTGCAAAAAAAGCATGACCTTTATCTTCATAAATAGAAAAATAAGGTTGGATATTGTTAATAGTTGAACGTTGTATAGTTTTTTGGTTATCTATTAATTTATCTTTTTCACCAAATAAAAAATAAAAACTTGAACCAATTGTTTTAAAAGCCTTATCAATTTTATAAAAAGTTGATGGTAGTGACATCCCTAAAATAACTCATTTTAAATTTTTAGAATTCTTTTTAAAAAACTCTAAACTTAATTTCTTATATAAATATTTTTCTAGTTCATAAACTGTTTTTTCAGCATTAACAAAAATCATTTTTTGTAATTCCATAAAATCATCAGAGTTTTTAATTTGGAATAGCTTAATTTTGTCTATTACTTTTAAAATAGAATATTTAGAATATGGTGCAAGTAAAATTGTTTTTTCAATTATATTTTCATTTATTTCTTTTAACTCATGTGTAACTGTTGCAGAAATTGCACCACCATAAGAATGACCAACCAAAATAATTGGTCCATAATTTTGATAGATGCTAATAATATATTTTTTTATTAAATCAATTATAAATTTAAAAATTAAATGATAAGGTTTGTATTCTTTTGATCCATGACCAGGTAAATTAATTAAGTGGATATAGTGATTTTTATTTTTTTCAACAAACAATTCTCAACAACTACTATTAGAAGCAAAACCATGAATAAATACAATATGTTTTGATTCATTTGTTTTGTTAACTGGTTCAATTATTTTTTCTTCTAACAGCTCAATATCTAAATCTTTTTCACTATATAAACTCATTGTAATCACCTCGACTAATAATTAATATTTAATTTTCTTTAAATCAAAATCA is drawn from Malacoplasma penetrans HF-2 and contains these coding sequences:
- a CDS encoding TIR domain-containing protein — encoded protein: MKKVYISCYENSDYLYKDILVKSNEMRGNKLFQLIESNPDWIEKDYLTKKENIIPFIKKSILKTADVVLFLIGNETKKRRVVDWEVRAAMTKYGIFEKCGIVVVYLPELIEKYGTKIPRTVLPNILKDNIDKSDVFMVETTWDKIKRDINILDKLFNTAYAYSKMSKYDLDSTPIELENVNNYPANSFK
- the pheT gene encoding phenylalanine--tRNA ligase subunit beta, which translates into the protein MLLSRKLLNTLFPIFNKVSNQELETMLNSIGVEVENIIKFPRTENLIVGEIKKVEKHPNADKLNICEVFFENKIHVIICGAQNVRPGLKVIVAKVGTKMLDGRLIEAKDLLGVKSNGMICAYAELTTKTDVCSYDEIENIIELDNDAKLNDIDPLKYIGLDDEILDLSVPSNRNELNGVIPIAYDLISLYFPKSKIDFSLKNIENQKKTSIKINIDKELCRFFGVIDVSNVEIKTSNWKIKSFLLNCGITPINTIVDITNLNAIITSVPCHAYDKDKLGKEIAVSLNAHKEKFLALNDKEYVVENKSAVSVISNNKIVSLASVIGSKENSISNSTKNVLFEIGNFDNMAIRDASNKLGIKTNASTLGSKTIPLWITYKSFDYLIGLLKDLNIKVSSVNYVGDKLKDNLIDFDSQTIQDLLGQKTDVEKNLKLMGFNFVGKKVKAPVYREDLENISDLVEELTKKINVNNLELKPIESSFVDFEFDNFEENWNFLEKYFINKGFTLVKTLNLTSLENNKAFNLFGSKKSIKIMNPISSEREYFRNNLIQQHLEVLSNNYAHKINLYNIFEIQGLNYDGLWNKHLCLTLPIEHFNNKINNSKIVIDLLFIKSILTDLFNVFNIPFEIKAIENLSNDIEFISTNNGFEIYVKNKLIGIASQISPEILNKYKLDSSKPIYFVELIINDLLDSKISKSITVSDEKKEHNIARSITLSLDRNQNYKKIESVLDNYKNNLNLLDKFEIESVFIKDNKPSYTFSLEINPSKLNKKETNEINEIVERLIKDLINEGAEIKR
- the pheS gene encoding phenylalanine--tRNA ligase subunit alpha, whose protein sequence is MTKIDFENIKILQDKIKDIEIEKNVYDERNIFLKNYLSPLYKELKEMSEEDKKEFGKQLNQYKEMIEDVAEKRINEIKKQKILNIKSEYDINLPADYFQSGGINPIDLVKNEIVKFFKKANFKILTESEVTSVEFNFDSLNIKKDHPARSISDTFYIDDKQLLRVHNTAITSKALRMFNKEEEIKVLSHGNVYRKDDDDATHSHQFNQIDMVWVKKGMSLANLKWLTDKLLKYLFNESIKIRYRISHFPFTEPSFEVDINCFFCDSKDHCSVCKNTKWIEVLGAGLLHPNVLKNANVKKGLSGIAFGIGIDRIAMLKYQIKDIRRLYGNDFSLIESFKGER
- the truB gene encoding tRNA pseudouridine(55) synthase TruB, with translation MKQKYQYIKNTELDLKDKIFGINKPKNFSSNQVIQIIKKYYGLKKIGHAGTLDPLATGLLLVATNSKTKELNELILENKKYVAEIQFNYQTSTYDAEGEITNYTTRKIHEKTLKEELKFLNSTYWYQQPPVYSAVKIKGKKLYEYARANQEVSVPFKKVYINKVELISFDSISQKTFVSLDVSKGFYIRSFANDIGLRLNNYGYLLNLKRVEVGNYKLDQAYDFFDLVKQVN
- a CDS encoding alpha/beta fold hydrolase; the protein is MSLYSEKDLDIELLEEKIIEPVNKTNESKHIVFIHGFASNSSCWELFVEKNKNHYIHLINLPGHGSKEYKPYHLIFKFIIDLIKKYIISIYQNYGPIILVGHSYGGAISATVTHELKEINENIIEKTILLAPYSKYSILKVIDKIKLFQIKNSDDFMELQKMIFVNAEKTVYELEKYLYKKLSLEFFKKNSKNLKWVILGMSLPSTFYKIDKAFKTIGSSFYFLFGEKDKLIDNQKTIQRSTINNIQPYFSIYEDKGHAFFAEDKDRFFNEIENIINL